One Prevotella melaninogenica DNA window includes the following coding sequences:
- the map gene encoding type I methionyl aminopeptidase produces MQLKKKRWHCLPGQEPTEMDLKIMALEKKGKLVPTRDMIKTPEQIEGIRKSGIVNTGCLDAVAEAIHAGMNTQEIDDICMQYCKDHDAIPACLNYEGYPKSVCTSINEVVCHGVPKEEDVLQEGDIINVDMTTIVDGYYADASRMFIIGKTTPEKERLVRVAKECLEIGAEAARPYSFVGDIGHAIQKHAEKNGYGVVRDLCGHGVGIEFHEQPDVVHYGHKGTGMLLVPGMVFTIEPMINMGTWKVFIDADDPYGWEVITGDEKPSAQWEHTFVMTEHGLEILTH; encoded by the coding sequence ATGCAGTTGAAAAAGAAAAGGTGGCATTGTCTTCCAGGACAAGAGCCAACCGAAATGGACTTAAAGATAATGGCTCTTGAGAAGAAGGGCAAACTCGTTCCTACACGTGATATGATTAAGACACCTGAGCAGATTGAAGGTATCCGAAAGAGTGGTATAGTCAATACTGGCTGCTTGGATGCTGTCGCTGAGGCTATCCACGCAGGAATGAATACTCAGGAGATTGATGATATCTGTATGCAGTATTGCAAGGACCACGATGCAATCCCTGCCTGCTTGAATTATGAGGGATATCCTAAGAGTGTATGCACAAGTATTAATGAAGTTGTGTGTCATGGTGTTCCAAAGGAAGAAGATGTACTCCAAGAAGGTGATATTATCAATGTTGATATGACAACGATTGTAGATGGCTATTATGCAGATGCAAGTCGTATGTTCATCATTGGAAAAACAACACCAGAGAAGGAACGATTAGTTCGTGTAGCCAAAGAATGCCTTGAGATTGGTGCAGAAGCAGCTAGGCCTTATTCCTTTGTAGGTGACATCGGTCATGCTATACAGAAGCATGCCGAGAAGAATGGCTATGGTGTTGTACGTGACCTCTGTGGGCATGGTGTAGGTATCGAATTCCACGAGCAGCCAGATGTTGTTCACTATGGACATAAAGGTACTGGTATGTTACTGGTTCCTGGTATGGTATTTACCATTGAACCAATGATTAATATGGGCACATGGAAAGTCTTTATTGATGCTGACGACCCGTATGGTTGGGAGGTTATCACAGGTGATGAGAAGCCTTCAGCTCAGTGGGAGCATACTTTTGTTATGACAGAACATGGATTAGAGATTCTGACACATTAA
- a CDS encoding DMP19 family protein: MIDVKVKDSDIRKAVEEGMDSFVQVFVDAIGNAIDNKLTLEAMQQLNADQITLLAWSYLHQEVMDGGYVQLIYNGYGAFIFKNPFAVAMRNWGIRELYTHIRHGKKYYEKYHEAIEAVESDEDFMALYEQMPEFDEFDDEFVVNEERWSAMIAAYVDDHIENFATIENE, from the coding sequence ATGATTGACGTCAAAGTAAAAGATAGCGATATACGCAAAGCCGTTGAAGAAGGAATGGACAGTTTTGTTCAGGTCTTTGTTGATGCCATTGGCAATGCAATAGATAATAAGTTGACATTGGAAGCTATGCAGCAACTAAATGCTGATCAGATAACACTATTGGCATGGAGTTATCTTCATCAAGAAGTGATGGATGGCGGTTATGTCCAATTGATATACAATGGTTATGGTGCTTTTATCTTCAAAAATCCTTTTGCCGTAGCTATGCGCAACTGGGGAATTCGTGAACTATACACACACATTCGTCACGGAAAGAAATATTACGAAAAATATCACGAGGCGATTGAAGCTGTTGAATCTGACGAAGATTTCATGGCTTTATACGAACAGATGCCAGAATTTGACGAGTTTGATGATGAATTTGTGGTCAATGAGGAACGATGGAGTGCAATGATTGCAGCCTATGTCGATGACCATATTGAGAATTTTGCAACAATTGAAAATGAATAA
- a CDS encoding BamA/TamA family outer membrane protein, whose protein sequence is MLFPKSHRFLTPLLIVMTTLVVIACSSDKFVPDGQYLLDKVELRSDRKDINSSLLMQYVRQKGNSRWFSLFKIPLGTYAMAGEDTTKWINRTLRRMGEEPVLYDSVQARLSSEDLTVAMQNMGYMNATVDIEKKVKGKKLTLNYLLHPGNPYIIDRFNYEIEDSVIEKVLAPHLKKDTERPHQFTVTSLDDERKRLTHILNDSGFYRFHKDFMYYTADSTQGRQHVNVTLHLMKYVENSDAEPTLHPRYVINNVNFIPGDSTGFHLRKGVLEDNTLIEKGKYFSATDLQKTYNNFSRLGAVRYTNINFREVPRYDSLVIGKTFTYTTSSTHYLDADIQVSNNKPNTISFQPEGTNTAGDLGAAAVLSYQNRNLFRGSEHLSLEFRAAFEAIKGLEGYKNSDYEEYSVQAHLQFPRFLAPFISKNFKRKSSATSEVSVGWNLQNRPEFHRRVFSSAWKYHWSDPVRHLTYDFDLLNLSYVYMPWISETFKHDYLDNATTRNAILRYNYQDLFILRTGFGVNYSGANQAFRARMELAGNLLNGLSGVFNFKKNSEGKRTLFNIAYAQYAKFDFDYTKILRFDERNSLALHGGLGIAIPYGNSTVLPFEKRYFSGGANSVRGWSVRELGPGKFKGVDGRIDFINQTGDMKLDLNAEYRTHLFWKLDAAAFIDAGNIWTLRDYADQPGGQFSFKSFYNQIAVAYGLGLRLNFDYFILRFDGGMKAINPAYTSTEEHYALWHPNLKRDFTFHFAVGLPF, encoded by the coding sequence ATGCTATTTCCAAAGTCACATAGATTTCTCACACCCCTCCTTATCGTTATGACTACACTTGTTGTCATAGCGTGTTCATCAGATAAGTTTGTTCCTGATGGGCAATATCTTTTGGATAAGGTAGAGCTACGTTCTGACAGAAAGGACATTAACTCATCACTTCTGATGCAGTATGTACGTCAAAAAGGTAACTCACGTTGGTTCTCTCTCTTTAAGATTCCATTAGGAACTTACGCTATGGCGGGAGAAGATACTACGAAATGGATTAACCGTACACTACGTAGAATGGGAGAGGAACCCGTATTGTATGATTCTGTTCAGGCTCGCCTTTCTTCAGAAGATTTGACGGTTGCTATGCAAAATATGGGGTATATGAATGCAACAGTAGACATAGAGAAAAAGGTTAAAGGAAAGAAACTGACCCTTAACTACCTACTTCACCCAGGCAATCCTTATATTATTGATCGATTTAACTACGAGATAGAGGATTCAGTTATTGAAAAAGTACTTGCTCCTCACCTCAAAAAAGATACTGAACGACCACATCAGTTTACCGTTACTTCCTTGGATGACGAGCGTAAAAGACTGACACATATCTTGAATGACTCTGGTTTTTACAGATTTCATAAGGACTTCATGTATTATACTGCAGACTCTACGCAAGGTAGACAGCATGTAAACGTGACCTTACACTTAATGAAATACGTTGAGAATAGCGATGCAGAACCAACATTACACCCACGCTATGTCATCAATAACGTCAATTTTATTCCAGGTGATTCAACAGGTTTTCATCTTAGAAAAGGAGTATTGGAAGACAATACACTAATAGAAAAAGGCAAATACTTCTCGGCAACAGACTTACAAAAAACTTATAACAACTTCTCTCGACTTGGTGCAGTACGCTATACGAACATCAATTTTAGGGAAGTTCCTCGCTATGACAGTTTGGTGATAGGTAAGACATTTACCTATACAACATCTTCTACACATTATTTAGATGCTGATATTCAAGTTTCAAACAATAAGCCAAACACCATCTCTTTCCAACCAGAAGGAACAAATACAGCAGGAGATTTAGGTGCAGCAGCCGTACTTTCTTATCAGAATAGGAACCTTTTTAGAGGTAGTGAACATTTAAGTTTAGAGTTCCGTGCAGCCTTTGAGGCAATCAAAGGTCTTGAGGGCTATAAGAATAGTGATTATGAGGAGTATAGTGTACAAGCACATCTACAGTTCCCTCGCTTCTTGGCTCCTTTCATATCAAAGAACTTTAAAAGAAAGAGTAGTGCCACATCAGAGGTATCTGTGGGCTGGAATCTGCAAAACAGACCAGAGTTCCACCGTCGAGTCTTTTCTTCTGCATGGAAATATCATTGGTCGGATCCAGTTCGTCACCTGACCTATGACTTTGATCTCCTTAATCTCAGCTATGTATATATGCCCTGGATTAGTGAGACTTTTAAGCATGATTACCTCGACAATGCGACAACACGCAATGCCATCCTTCGATATAACTATCAAGATTTGTTTATTTTACGAACAGGTTTTGGCGTGAATTACAGTGGTGCAAACCAAGCTTTCAGAGCAAGAATGGAGTTGGCAGGCAACTTACTGAATGGCTTGAGTGGTGTCTTCAACTTTAAAAAGAATAGCGAAGGGAAACGAACACTTTTCAATATTGCCTATGCACAATATGCAAAGTTCGACTTCGATTATACCAAGATACTACGATTTGACGAGCGTAACTCCTTAGCCTTACATGGTGGCTTGGGCATTGCGATACCTTACGGCAATAGTACTGTACTTCCATTTGAGAAACGTTATTTCTCTGGTGGTGCCAACTCTGTTCGCGGTTGGAGTGTAAGAGAGTTGGGACCGGGTAAGTTTAAGGGTGTTGATGGTCGAATAGACTTTATCAACCAGACTGGTGATATGAAGCTTGATTTAAATGCGGAGTATCGTACACATCTGTTTTGGAAACTTGATGCAGCAGCCTTCATAGATGCAGGAAACATCTGGACGCTGCGTGATTATGCTGACCAACCAGGCGGACAGTTTAGCTTTAAGAGTTTCTATAATCAAATAGCGGTTGCATACGGACTTGGTTTACGACTCAATTTCGATTACTTCATACTTCGATTTGATGGTGGTATGAAAGCCATTAACCCTGCTTATACAAGTACGGAAGAGCATTATGCTTTATGGCATCCAAATCTAAAACGAGACTTTACGTTCCATTTTGCCGTAGGACTTCCATTTTAG
- a CDS encoding fimbrillin family protein: protein MKKQYFLAIAMFMLLTVFAACSSDDNLDNGKGKVDVASKFEFPVTFADYNSDVQVGNTRAAANSSDTLKHEFVNMGNGIVADVTLQRDKENLSGNPDKSASTRALTNDSYTMLAYQGGTLKGELKGFISGGSFVPNAGDPTAMSLAPGNYDFVLYPTSRFTRSGNNLTPTSANEYAILGRTNYTVTATPQKQKVSFAMKHTAARVRVKFNTYIKVQPSYFDVSFSAANPAEVPSSAVYDAATGTWSTSGTGGSFGFGGSSAWTESNNGSGVYSYTSPDYSYIFPGSNITNLKATFTNATIYTENLNGKSLTFALTPVLASVANGSYLISITFHYNFLYLMTDGSTGLFSETTYGGGTKTPIAVVISQSKKLAAALENTSFSIGGLFYSGQVNSSVVNVPPFTPWTGSGVFSSDGADGYKFTWEASGSADGTTIKANEQTSYPAFYSAAHYTPTLPAGKTLTGSIVGKKWFLPSLGEVLRIYPALKDLDTSAGFYARDMGGGMIDNTFWQLGMYSPGNPSGMASMAFSQVNGVLHTGLMITSSQSDTGQPIMANFWIEIGAFNGGVRPFIHY from the coding sequence ATGAAGAAACAATATTTTTTAGCTATAGCAATGTTCATGCTGTTGACAGTGTTTGCGGCATGTTCAAGTGATGATAATTTAGACAATGGCAAAGGAAAGGTTGATGTAGCCTCAAAATTCGAGTTTCCTGTCACCTTTGCAGATTATAATAGTGATGTGCAAGTAGGCAATACTCGTGCAGCAGCAAACTCTTCTGACACGCTGAAGCATGAGTTCGTCAACATGGGTAATGGTATTGTTGCTGATGTGACTTTACAGAGAGACAAGGAAAACTTGTCTGGTAATCCTGATAAGAGTGCAAGTACACGTGCGTTGACAAACGATAGCTATACGATGCTTGCATATCAAGGGGGAACCTTAAAAGGTGAACTAAAAGGATTTATCTCTGGTGGTAGCTTTGTTCCGAATGCAGGGGATCCTACTGCAATGTCTTTAGCACCAGGCAACTATGATTTTGTACTTTATCCCACTTCCCGTTTTACACGTAGCGGCAACAATTTGACACCAACGTCTGCAAATGAATATGCCATATTAGGGCGAACCAATTATACAGTCACTGCCACTCCACAGAAGCAGAAAGTTTCATTTGCAATGAAGCATACGGCTGCCCGTGTAAGAGTAAAGTTCAATACTTATATCAAGGTTCAGCCAAGTTATTTTGATGTAAGCTTCTCAGCAGCAAATCCTGCAGAAGTCCCAAGTTCTGCTGTTTACGATGCTGCTACAGGTACATGGAGCACTTCTGGCACAGGAGGATCTTTCGGTTTTGGTGGTAGTAGTGCTTGGACAGAAAGTAATAATGGATCTGGTGTTTATAGCTATACATCTCCTGATTACTCTTATATTTTCCCTGGTTCAAATATTACGAATCTCAAGGCAACCTTTACTAATGCTACAATTTATACAGAAAACCTTAATGGTAAAAGCCTTACTTTTGCTTTGACCCCAGTATTGGCATCAGTTGCAAATGGTTCTTATCTTATTAGCATAACATTCCATTATAATTTCCTTTACTTGATGACCGATGGTAGCACAGGGTTGTTTTCTGAGACTACGTATGGAGGTGGAACAAAGACTCCGATTGCTGTTGTTATTAGTCAAAGTAAAAAACTAGCTGCAGCATTAGAGAATACGTCATTTAGTATCGGTGGTTTATTTTATTCTGGTCAAGTTAATAGTAGTGTAGTAAATGTTCCACCATTTACACCTTGGACAGGTTCAGGAGTTTTTTCCTCTGATGGTGCTGATGGTTATAAGTTTACATGGGAAGCATCAGGTAGTGCAGATGGTACAACAATAAAGGCAAATGAACAGACTAGCTATCCCGCTTTTTATAGTGCAGCACATTACACTCCTACATTGCCCGCAGGAAAAACTCTTACTGGTTCTATTGTTGGCAAGAAGTGGTTTTTACCAAGTTTAGGTGAAGTATTAAGGATTTATCCTGCATTAAAAGATCTAGATACCTCTGCAGGTTTTTATGCACGTGATATGGGAGGTGGAATGATAGATAATACCTTTTGGCAGTTAGGTATGTATTCACCTGGAAATCCATCGGGCATGGCTTCGATGGCGTTTAGTCAAGTCAATGGAGTCTTACATACTGGATTAATGATAACAAGTAGTCAATCTGATACAGGGCAGCCTATAATGGCAAACTTTTGGATAGAAATAGGTGCCTTTAATGGTGGTGTTCGCCCTTTCATTCATTATTAA
- a CDS encoding RNA methyltransferase: MISKNKIKLIRSLETKKGREKVGLFVAEGPKVVNDLLHEGFVADEILEDIEDIKKVSFLQHPQPVLGVFKMPEVDCKVTNDYLNLFNEYIDNQLVLSLDGVQDPGNLGTIIRIADWFGIENIFCSHETADCWNPKVVQATMGSIARVKLHYLNLNELIDHLPVDYPIYATLLDGNNIYSQELSHHGMIVMGNEGKGISSQLRTKINRKLLIPNYPPERETAESLNVAIATSIVCAEFRRR; this comes from the coding sequence GTGATATCAAAAAATAAGATAAAGCTTATCCGTTCTCTTGAGACGAAAAAAGGAAGAGAGAAAGTAGGATTATTTGTAGCAGAAGGGCCCAAAGTTGTCAATGATTTGCTACACGAAGGGTTTGTGGCAGATGAAATTTTAGAAGATATTGAAGATATCAAAAAGGTTTCTTTTCTTCAACATCCACAGCCTGTTTTGGGCGTTTTCAAGATGCCAGAAGTAGATTGTAAAGTAACCAATGATTACCTAAACCTGTTCAATGAATACATTGATAATCAACTTGTATTATCCCTTGATGGAGTGCAAGACCCTGGTAATCTTGGTACAATCATTCGAATTGCAGATTGGTTTGGTATTGAAAACATTTTCTGTTCGCATGAGACAGCTGACTGCTGGAATCCAAAGGTTGTGCAGGCAACGATGGGAAGTATTGCAAGAGTAAAGCTTCATTACTTAAACTTGAATGAGTTGATAGACCATCTCCCTGTTGACTACCCTATCTATGCCACGCTTTTGGATGGCAATAACATTTATAGTCAAGAACTCTCTCATCACGGAATGATTGTAATGGGAAATGAGGGAAAAGGTATATCTTCGCAGCTTAGAACGAAGATTAATCGAAAGCTTCTGATTCCAAACTATCCTCCAGAGCGTGAAACGGCAGAGTCTTTGAATGTAGCCATTGCAACATCTATCGTTTGTGCTGAGTTCAGAAGACGATAA
- a CDS encoding MBL fold metallo-hydrolase, whose protein sequence is MLRFLSFGSGSSGNCYLLYTDTDCLMIDCGVGIRSLKKYFHNYGLQLNMVHNVLITHDHADHVKSVGSISGDLQLPVYTTEDVHRGISQNWCVRRKVDQQYVRFIKKGEEITIGEFKVTPFGVPHDSTDCVGYSVEYEGIRFTLITDCGHITDEIAQFISISNYLVIEANHEPEKLAAGPYPRHLKERISGPNGHLSNEACAKALVENASPALRHVWLCHLSDENNHPELAKKTIEAVLRDSGIIIGKEFTLEVLKRKIPSEMYELNP, encoded by the coding sequence ATGCTGAGGTTTTTATCTTTCGGCAGTGGTAGTAGTGGTAATTGCTATCTTTTATATACTGACACAGACTGTCTAATGATTGATTGTGGTGTTGGTATTCGTTCATTAAAGAAGTATTTCCACAACTATGGTCTGCAATTAAATATGGTTCATAATGTGCTTATCACCCATGATCATGCCGATCATGTGAAGTCAGTTGGTTCTATAAGTGGTGATTTGCAACTACCTGTATATACAACAGAAGATGTTCATAGAGGAATTAGTCAGAACTGGTGTGTAAGACGTAAAGTCGATCAACAATACGTTAGATTCATAAAAAAGGGTGAAGAGATTACTATTGGTGAATTTAAAGTAACGCCTTTCGGAGTACCCCATGATAGCACAGACTGTGTTGGTTATTCCGTAGAATATGAGGGTATTCGATTTACATTAATCACCGATTGTGGACATATCACAGATGAGATTGCACAGTTTATTTCTATCTCTAATTACTTGGTAATAGAGGCAAACCATGAACCAGAGAAGTTGGCTGCAGGTCCATATCCACGCCATTTAAAGGAACGTATCAGTGGACCAAACGGACATCTAAGTAATGAGGCCTGTGCAAAAGCACTTGTAGAGAATGCTTCACCTGCTTTACGCCATGTATGGTTATGCCATCTGAGTGACGAGAATAATCATCCAGAATTAGCTAAGAAGACAATTGAAGCTGTTTTACGTGATAGTGGAATAATCATTGGAAAGGAATTCACACTTGAAGTATTGAAACGTAAAATACCAAGTGAAATGTATGAATTAAATCCTTAA
- the metH gene encoding methionine synthase, whose translation MKLRDNIKDRILILDGAMGTMIQGYGLTEKDFRGNLELLQMLNYQGNNDMLNLSRPDIIEDIHCRYLEAGADIISTNTFSAQRISQADYHMESFSRDIAFAGAKLARKCADEYSTVDKPRYVAGSIGPTNKTCSMSPDVSDPAKRDLTYDALFDAYSEQVAAMIEGGIDAVLIETIFDTLNAKVAIDASLSEMKKAGVDLPIMLSVTITDLSGRTLSGQTLDAFLASVSSYPIFSVGLNCSFGAEQMRPYLKELAAKAPYYISIHPNAGLPNSMGEYDETAESMVPQMASFVDEGLVNIIGGCCGTTEEFIAGYVKVVEGKKPHIPADAPKEMILSGLEQFRLTPEISFVNVGERCNVAGSRKFLRLVKEKNYEEALTIARKQVDDGALVLDINMDDGLLEAKDEMAHFVNMISSEPEIARVPLMIDSSDWEVVVSALKCVQGKAIVNSISLKEGEELFIQHAKDVLRFGAAVVVMCFDEEGQATSYERRIEIANRAYKILTEKVGFPPQDIIFDPNILAICTGMKEHNSYAVDFIRATEWIKKNLPGAHVSGGVSNLSFSFRGNNYIREAMHAVFLYHAIQVGMDFGIVNPATKVTYADIPEDHLKIIEDVVLDRVEGADELLIELANKILEEKEAQKNGGATQEVAQEAWRNDALEDRLKYALRKGISTYLNEDIHEALEKYPHAVNIIEGPLMQGMNEVGDLFGAGKMFLPQVVKTARTMKDAVAILQPYIEKEKIDGKAIAGKVLLATVKGDVHDIGKNIVGVVMACNNYEVIDLGVMVPADQIIKKAKEENVDLIGLSGLITPSLQEMVNSVVAFKEAGLNIPVMIGGATTSQLHVALKIAPLYDAPVVWVKDASVNPSIAAALLNEKECEHFCKELDATYEQLRAGYKEEQQKVLSLSKARENKLNLFE comes from the coding sequence ATGAAGCTAAGGGATAACATTAAAGATAGAATACTGATTTTAGACGGTGCGATGGGTACTATGATTCAAGGATATGGGCTGACGGAGAAAGACTTCCGAGGTAACCTTGAACTTTTACAGATGCTTAATTATCAGGGTAATAATGATATGTTGAACCTGTCACGTCCTGATATCATTGAGGATATTCATTGTCGTTATTTAGAGGCTGGAGCTGATATTATCAGTACAAATACCTTCTCTGCACAGCGCATTTCACAAGCGGATTACCACATGGAAAGCTTCTCTCGTGATATTGCCTTTGCAGGAGCAAAGCTTGCACGTAAGTGTGCTGATGAATATTCGACTGTAGATAAACCTCGTTATGTTGCAGGTAGTATTGGTCCGACGAACAAGACTTGTTCGATGTCGCCTGATGTAAGCGACCCTGCTAAGCGTGACCTTACGTATGATGCACTCTTTGATGCTTATAGTGAGCAGGTAGCAGCGATGATAGAAGGGGGTATTGATGCTGTTTTGATTGAGACTATCTTTGATACGCTTAATGCTAAAGTAGCAATTGATGCATCTTTGTCAGAGATGAAGAAGGCGGGTGTTGATTTACCTATTATGCTGTCAGTGACCATTACCGACTTGTCTGGTAGAACGCTTAGTGGTCAGACACTCGATGCTTTCCTTGCGTCAGTATCGTCTTATCCTATCTTTTCTGTTGGTCTTAACTGTTCGTTCGGAGCAGAACAGATGCGCCCTTATTTGAAGGAGTTGGCTGCTAAAGCACCTTATTATATAAGCATTCATCCAAATGCGGGTCTGCCTAACTCGATGGGAGAATATGATGAAACAGCAGAAAGCATGGTTCCACAAATGGCTTCATTTGTAGATGAAGGGCTTGTGAACATTATTGGTGGCTGTTGTGGAACAACGGAAGAGTTCATTGCTGGCTACGTAAAGGTTGTTGAGGGAAAGAAACCTCATATACCAGCTGATGCACCAAAGGAGATGATTCTCTCAGGACTTGAGCAGTTCCGATTGACCCCAGAAATATCATTTGTAAACGTTGGTGAGCGTTGTAATGTTGCTGGAAGCCGTAAGTTCCTTCGCTTAGTAAAAGAGAAGAACTATGAGGAGGCGCTGACGATTGCTCGTAAGCAGGTGGATGATGGTGCGTTGGTATTGGATATCAACATGGATGATGGCCTGTTGGAAGCTAAAGATGAGATGGCTCATTTCGTCAATATGATTTCATCAGAACCAGAAATTGCTCGTGTTCCGTTGATGATTGACTCATCTGATTGGGAGGTAGTTGTATCTGCTTTGAAGTGTGTACAGGGAAAAGCCATTGTCAATTCGATTTCTTTGAAGGAAGGAGAAGAACTCTTTATCCAACATGCAAAGGATGTACTGCGTTTCGGTGCAGCTGTTGTTGTGATGTGCTTTGATGAAGAGGGACAGGCAACAAGCTACGAGCGTCGTATCGAGATAGCTAATAGAGCTTATAAGATTCTTACTGAGAAAGTGGGTTTCCCACCTCAGGATATTATCTTCGACCCTAATATTCTTGCTATTTGTACGGGTATGAAGGAGCATAATAGCTATGCTGTCGATTTCATCCGTGCAACGGAATGGATAAAGAAGAACCTGCCTGGTGCGCACGTTAGCGGTGGTGTAAGTAACCTTTCATTTAGTTTCCGAGGTAATAACTATATCCGTGAGGCTATGCATGCCGTATTCCTTTATCATGCCATTCAGGTTGGTATGGACTTTGGTATTGTCAATCCAGCTACCAAAGTGACATACGCCGATATCCCAGAAGACCATCTGAAGATAATTGAAGATGTTGTTTTAGATAGGGTAGAGGGAGCCGACGAACTACTGATAGAATTAGCTAACAAGATTCTTGAAGAAAAAGAAGCACAAAAGAATGGCGGTGCTACGCAGGAAGTAGCACAGGAAGCATGGCGTAATGATGCGTTGGAAGACAGATTAAAATATGCACTGCGCAAGGGTATTTCAACCTATTTGAATGAGGATATTCATGAAGCATTGGAGAAGTATCCACACGCTGTGAATATTATCGAAGGTCCTTTGATGCAGGGTATGAACGAAGTAGGCGACTTGTTCGGTGCTGGTAAGATGTTCTTACCACAGGTTGTCAAGACTGCCCGCACAATGAAAGATGCTGTAGCTATCCTTCAACCATATATTGAAAAGGAGAAGATAGACGGTAAGGCTATTGCAGGAAAGGTGCTATTGGCTACTGTAAAGGGCGATGTGCACGATATTGGAAAGAATATTGTGGGTGTCGTTATGGCTTGTAACAACTATGAAGTAATTGATTTGGGCGTTATGGTGCCAGCTGATCAGATTATTAAGAAAGCCAAGGAAGAAAATGTAGATTTGATTGGACTGTCTGGTCTCATTACACCAAGCCTTCAGGAGATGGTAAATAGTGTTGTAGCTTTTAAGGAAGCAGGACTGAATATTCCTGTTATGATTGGTGGCGCAACAACCTCTCAACTTCATGTTGCACTGAAGATAGCTCCGTTATACGATGCCCCAGTTGTGTGGGTTAAAGACGCTTCTGTCAATCCTTCCATAGCAGCAGCACTGCTTAATGAAAAAGAGTGTGAACATTTCTGCAAAGAGTTAGACGCAACATACGAGCAACTCCGTGCAGGTTATAAAGAAGAACAACAAAAGGTTTTGTCTTTGAGTAAGGCAAGAGAGAACAAACTCAACCTTTTTGAGTAA
- the rd gene encoding rubredoxin: protein MKKYECETCGYIYDPELGDPDSGIEPGTAFEDIPDDWVCPLCGVGKDDFTPVEE, encoded by the coding sequence ATGAAGAAGTACGAATGCGAGACATGTGGTTATATTTATGACCCAGAACTTGGTGATCCAGATAGTGGCATTGAGCCAGGTACAGCATTTGAGGATATTCCAGATGATTGGGTTTGCCCTCTTTGCGGTGTAGGTAAGGATGATTTCACTCCAGTTGAAGAGTAA
- a CDS encoding histidinol phosphate phosphatase, whose product MANKPIQFILKEQKLNIGKQAGKTVIVARPTGRQRVDFRNFCERISKSTTFNAQEVAAVLNLASETARDIVANGDIVEFGDLGTLTPSFKSKAVLKGEQFRAQQHIEKPVVKLLASRKYFTLNDVTFEQVTPGEKKAKTEKKTEKKNENPGPVPAD is encoded by the coding sequence ATGGCTAATAAACCTATTCAATTTATCTTAAAAGAGCAGAAGCTGAACATTGGAAAACAAGCAGGAAAGACTGTTATTGTTGCTCGTCCAACAGGTAGGCAGCGTGTAGACTTCCGTAACTTTTGTGAACGTATTTCGAAGTCAACAACCTTTAATGCGCAAGAGGTAGCTGCCGTGCTTAATCTTGCCAGCGAAACCGCTCGTGATATTGTAGCCAATGGTGACATCGTAGAGTTTGGCGACCTTGGAACATTGACTCCTTCGTTTAAGAGTAAGGCTGTCTTGAAAGGCGAACAGTTTCGTGCGCAACAGCACATTGAGAAGCCTGTTGTGAAACTCCTTGCCTCTCGTAAGTATTTCACGCTAAACGATGTTACCTTTGAGCAGGTAACACCAGGGGAAAAGAAGGCAAAGACGGAAAAGAAGACAGAGAAAAAGAACGAAAATCCAGGTCCTGTTCCTGCAGATTAA
- the smpB gene encoding SsrA-binding protein SmpB, giving the protein MNKEQQEKRKKSPVQIRNKKASFEYFFVDTYTAGIVLTGTEIKSIRAGKASLVDSYCYITKGEMWVQGMNISPYFYGSYANHEAKRPRKLLLNRKEIRNLEADSKTPGFTIVPTLIFIDENGRAKVDIALARGKKEYDKRQTLKEKEDRREMDRAKKHY; this is encoded by the coding sequence ATGAATAAGGAACAACAAGAGAAAAGAAAGAAATCACCTGTACAGATAAGAAACAAGAAAGCTTCTTTTGAGTATTTCTTCGTTGACACTTACACAGCAGGTATTGTTCTTACTGGTACGGAGATAAAGTCTATACGTGCTGGTAAGGCTTCGTTGGTTGATTCTTACTGCTATATTACAAAAGGTGAAATGTGGGTTCAGGGGATGAACATATCTCCTTATTTCTATGGCTCGTATGCCAATCATGAAGCAAAACGCCCACGAAAGCTCCTATTGAACCGAAAAGAAATACGCAACCTTGAGGCTGACTCAAAGACTCCTGGCTTCACCATTGTTCCAACACTTATCTTTATTGATGAGAACGGACGAGCAAAGGTTGACATAGCCTTGGCAAGAGGTAAGAAAGAATACGACAAACGACAAACACTAAAAGAAAAAGAAGACCGACGAGAAATGGATCGGGCAAAGAAACATTATTAA